One stretch of Zingiber officinale cultivar Zhangliang chromosome 6B, Zo_v1.1, whole genome shotgun sequence DNA includes these proteins:
- the LOC121991893 gene encoding uncharacterized protein LOC121991893: MVEEIASLRSSGFTDPGWEHGSAQDDRRKKVMCNYCGKVVSGGIYRLKQHLARISGEVTYCKKAPEDVFIKMKENLESYKSYRKRQLEDKVQSSFDLHMKHEDEEDQGYMQKGRETRKSRSLVTSIAPLKSLGYIDPGWEHGIALDEKKKKVKCNYCGKIVSGGINRFKQHLAKIPGEVAYCKMAPEEVYLKMKDNMKWHRTGKRQKPETKEIAAPYIDSENEDERANDRISVIHTVDDQDVSTTKTIKTRSRKRSSGNGISDEEIQPKQMAPDPLLLNAQNICYPLSYKLSKQKRSSNKRVRKEVLSAICRFFYYAAIPFNVANSPYFHKMLELVSRQGNGFSSPTSRLISGRALQDEIQNTKEFLAEIKASWATTGCSIMADSWKDVQGKTTISFLVSCPRGMYFMSSVDASDSIKDVKFLFKLLDKVVEEVGEGSVVQVITENTACYKAAGKLLEEKRKTIFWTPCASYCLNQILEDFTKIKWVSECLEKGQKITRLIYNHTWLLHLMKKEYTAGKELLRPSITKFATSFLTLQSLLDQRTALERMLHSAKWISSQVAKSDEGKEVEKIISTSKFWKKMQYVCKSVSPVVQLLIRVGTSDSFSMPSIYNDIFRAKLAIRSVHADDEQKYGPFWGAIDNHWNSSFHHPLYVAAYFLNPSCRYRPDFMAIPEVIRGLNECITRLEPDTGKRISAAAQISDFVYSKADFGTNLALSTRMDLDPAAWWQQHGINCLELQHIAIRILSQSCTSVGCEHNWSTFDTIQSTRHSQFAQKKLNDFAFVHYNLRLRERERRTKRSIDESVSLDGVFLENLLENWIVDVDQPASHEYEDVLYHEVEEISQSENINGEPNIAELFQTSSALPAGDGVVSDEDDAGLDFLEDNLND; this comes from the exons ATGGTTGAAGAAATTGCTTCCCTTCGATCATCAGGCTTCACTGACCCTGGTTGGGAACATGGGTCTGCGCAAGATGATAGAAGGAAAAAAGTGATGTGCAACTACTGTGGAAAAGTAGTTAGTGGAGGAATCTATCGTTTGAAACAACATTTGGCTAGAATATCAGGTGAAGTTACATACTGCAAGAAGGCTCCTGAAGATGTATTcataaaaatgaaagaaaacctaGAGAGCTATAAGTCGTACAGAAAAAGACAATTAGAAGACAAAGTACAGTCTTCTTTTGATTTACACATGAAGCATGAGGATGAAGAGGATCAAGGTTATATGCAGAAGGGAAGGGAAACTAGAAAATCTAGAAGCTTAGTAACAAGTATTGCACCTCTTAAATCATTAGGTTATATTGATCCTGGATGGGAACATGGTATTGCACTGgatgaaaagaaaaagaaagtgaaaTGCAATTATTGTGGAAAAATAGTTAGCGGTGGAATAAATCGTTTTAAACAGCATTTAGCCAAAATTCCAGGGGAAGTTGCATACTGTAAGATGGCACCGGAGGAAGTATATCTTAAGATGAAAGATAATATGAAATGGCATCGTACTGGAAAGAGGCAAAAACCTGAAACCAAGGAAATTGCTGCTCCCTATATAGATTCTGAGAATGAGGATGAGCGTGCAAATGACAGGATCAGCGTAATCCATACAGTTGATGATCAAGATGTTTCTACCACTAAAACCATAAAGACAAGATCCAGGAAGAGGTCATCTGGAAATGGTATAAGTGATGAAGAAATACAGCCGAAACAGATGGCTCCCGATCCTTTGCTTTTGAACGCACAAAACATTTGCTACCCACTATCCTACAAGCTATCAAAACAAAAAAGAAGCTCCAACAAAAGAGTTCGTAAAGAAGTTCTTTCTGCAATTTGCAGATTTTTCTACTATGCTGCAATACCTTTCAATGTTGCCAACTCTCCATACTTCCATAAGATGCTGGAATTAGTTAGTCGACAAGGAAATGGATTTAGCAGCCCCACAAGCAGACTAATTTCAGGTCGAGCTCTCCAAGATGAAATTCAAAATACAAAAGAATTTCTTGCAGAGATTAAGGCTTCTTGGGCTACTACTGGTTGCAGTATTATGGCAGATAGTTGGAAGGATGTGCAGGGAAAGACAACAATCTCCTTCCTTGTATCTTGCCCGAGAGGAATGTATTTCATGTCCTCTGTCGATGCTTCTGACTCAATAAAAGATGTGAAATTCCTTTTTAAATTACTGGACAAGGTGGTAGAGGAGGTTGGCGAGGGGAGCGTGGTACAG GTAATTACAGAAAATACTGCATGCTATAAAGCTGCTGGAAAGCTGctagaagagaagagaaaaactATATTTTGGACACCTTGTGCTTCTTACTGCCTCAATCAAATTCTAGAGGATTTTACAAAGATAAAATGGGTTAGCGAGTGCCTTGAGAAAGGCCAAAAGATTACCAGGCTCATTTACAACCACACTTGGCTGTTAcatttaatgaaaaaagaatataCAGCTGGGAAGGAACTTCTTAGACCCTCTATTACAAAGTTCGCTACCAGCTTTCTTACTTTGCAATCATTGCTCGACCAGCGGACTGCTCTAGAAAGAATGTTACACTCTGCCAAATGGATTAGTTCCCAAGTAGCCAAATCAGATGAGGGAAAGGAAGTAGAGAAGATCATCTCTACCTCTAAGTTTTGGAAGAAAATGCAATATGTATGTAAGTCTGTCAGCCCTGTTGTCCAATTGCTCATCAGAGTTGGGACTAGTGATAGCTTCTCCATGCCATCGATCTATAATGACATCTTCCGAGCAAAGCTTGCTATTAGATCAGTTCATGCTGATGACGAACAGAAGTATGGCCCATTTTGGGGTGCTATTGATAACCATTGGAATTCTTCATTTCATCACCCTCTCTATGTTGCAGCATATTTCCTTAATCCATCATGTCGGTACCGTCCAGATTTCATGGCG ATTCCAGAGGTTATCCGTGGCTTAAATGAATGCATAACGCGGTTGGAACCAGACACTGGGAAGAGAATTTCTGCTGCTGCACAG ATCTCTGACTTTGTTTATTCAAAAGCTGATTTCGGGACCAACTTGGCTTTAAGCACAAGAATGGACCTAGACCCAG CTGCTTGGTGGCAACAACATGGCATAAACTGCCTTGAGCTACAGCATATCGCCATTCGCATATTAAGCCAGTCTTGTACGTCCGTCGGTTGCGAGCACAACTGGAGCACATTTGATACCATTCAAAGTACAAGGCACAGCCAGTTTGCTCAAAAGAAGCTGAATGATTTTGCCTTTGTCCACTACAACTTACGCCTCAGGGAGCGCGAGAGGCGCACTAAAAGATCGATCGATGAGTCCGTATCCCTCGACGGTGTCTTCCTTGAAAATCTCTTGGAGAACTGGATTGTGGATGTCGATCAACCAGCTTCGCATGAATATGAG GATGTTCTTTATCATGAGGTGGAAGAAATCAGTCAGAGTGAGAACATCAATGGAGAGCCAAATATTGCAGAACTATTCCAGACATCAAGTGCTCTTCCTGCTGGAGATGGAGTTGTATCAGATGAAGATGATGCTGGCCTTGATTTCCTTGAGGACAATTTGAATGATTAG
- the LOC121991895 gene encoding probable serine/threonine-protein kinase PBL19, producing the protein MACFSFLRRSKRSVGGGVAPPSGSYDSARTGTSSITSGGSSAASGGRGKQHSAVSSTASQRSIPDLYEERAHKLRAFDFDELRNATNDFSRMNKIGEGGFGSVYKAFLRSPDGKGPRIPVAIKKLNQKGLQGHKQWLAEVQFLAVFEHPNLVKLLGFCAKDGERGIERLLVYEFMPNKSLEDHLFNKAYPPLPWSLRLQIALGVAEGLAYLHDGEVQVIYRDFKASNVLLDREFKAKLSDFGLAREGPTAGQTHVTTAVVGTYGYAAPDYIETGHLTIKSDVWSFGVVLYEILTGRRSLERNRPMNEQKLLEWVKQFPVESRKFSMIIDPKLKGVFSPDAAREIAKLANRCLVKNPKERPTMGEVVECLKSAIEMR; encoded by the exons ATGGCGTGCTTTAGCTTCCTTAGGAGGAGCAAGAGGTCCGTCGGAGGCGGCGTGGCGCCGCCGTCGGGGTCCTACGACAGCGCCAGGACCGGCACCAGCAGCATTACCAGCGGCGGAAGCAGCGCCGCCTCCGGCGGCCGCGGCAAGCAGCACTCGGCGGTGTCGTCGACGGCGTCGCAGAGGAGCATCCCGGACCTGTACGAGGAACGGGCGCACAAGCTCCGGGCTTTCGACTTCGATGAGCTCCGGAACGCCACCAACGACTTCAGCAGGATGAACAAGATCGGCGAGGGCGGCTTCGGTAGCGTCTACAAGGCCTTCCTCCGCTCGCCGGACGGCAAAGGCCCTCGGATTCCGGTCGCCATAAAAAAGCTCAACCAAAAGGGCTTGCAG GGACACAAGCAATGGTTGGCGGAAGTGCAATTTCTCGCGGTGTTCGAGCATCCAAATCTCGTGAAATTGTTAGGGTTTTGTGCGAAAGATGGTGAGAGGGGGATCGAGAGGTTGTTGGTGTACGAGTTCATGCCCAACAAGAGCTTGGAAGACCATTTGTTCAACAAAGCTTATCCTCCCCTTCCATGGAGTTTGAGATTGCAAATTGCTTTGGGTGTGGCAGAAGGGTTGGCATATTTGCATGACGGAGAAGTTCAG GTGATATATCGCGATTTCAAAGCGTCGAACGTGTTGCTCGATCGAGAGTTCAAGGCCAAGTTGTCCGACTTTGGTTTAGCAAGGGAGGGGCCGACGGCCGGGCAAACCCATGTAACTACTGCG GTTGTAGGCACTTATGGATATGCAGCACCGGATTACATAGAGACCGGTCACCTTACAATCAAGAGCGATGTTTGGAGTTTTGGGGTGGTCCTCTACGAAATCCTCACCGGTAGGCGATCGTTGGAGCGAAATCGTCCGATGAACGAGCAAAAGCTCTTGGAGTGGGTGAAGCAATTCCCGGTGGAAAGTAGGAAGTTTAGCATGATCATAGACCCTAAACTAAAAGGAGTTTTTTCTCCTGATGCAGCGCGGGAAATAGCTAAGTTAGCCAATAGATGCCTTGTTAAGAACCCTAAAGAACGTCCTACCATGGGTGAAGTCGTAGAGTGCTTAAAAAGTGCCATAGAAATGAGATAA
- the LOC121991892 gene encoding methyltransferase N6AMT1-like: MSARTAHIQLVRFHPEVYEPCDDSFALVDALLADRKHLIEQRPRLCMEVGCGSGYVISSLAIMLSELGNGVNYFATDINQDAAEATRATLEAHGLHAEIVVTDIASGLQKNLAGMVDVVVVNPPYVPTSEEEVGCKGITASWAGGYSGRSVIDRILPVADELLSQKGWLYMVTLTANNPSQICRLMKQKGYASRIIVQRSTEEESLHVIKFWRDVAPDRSKGSDSWFSQFPLKSFWQNSESND; the protein is encoded by the coding sequence ATGTCCGCCAGAACTGCTCACATCCAGCTTGTTCGTTTCCATCCTGAGGTGTATGAGCCATGCGATGACTCGTTTGCTTTGGTTGATGCACTCTTAGCAGACAGGAAACATCTGATAGAGCAACGGCCAAGACTATGCATGGAGGTGGGCTGTGGTAGTGGCTATGTAATCTCTTCTCTGGCCATCATGCTCAGTGAACTTGGCAATGGAGTTAATTACTTTGCTACAGACATTAACCAAGATGCAGCTGAAGCAACCCGGGCAACGCTGGAAGCTCATGGATTGCATGCTGAAATTGTTGTTACTGATATTGCTTCTGGTCTTCAAAAAAACCTTGCCGGCATGGTTGATGTGGTTGTTGTAAATCCTCCCTATGTGCCAACTTCTGAAGAAGAGGTTGGTTGCAAGGGGATCACTGCTTCATGGGCTGGAGGATATAGCGGTCGCAGTGTCATCGACAGGATCCTTCCTGTTGCTGACGAACTTTTATCTCAGAAAGGTTGGTTATATATGGTCACCCTAACCGCAAATAACCCATCACAGATATGCCGCTTGATGAAACAAAAGGGGTATGCATCACGTATTATTGTGCAGAGGTCCACTGAAGAAGAAAGCCTTCACGTCATCAAATTTTGGCGGGATGTTGCTCCTGATCGAAGCAAAGGTTCTGATTCTTGGTTCTCCCAATTTCCTCTTAAATCTTTCTGGCAAAATAGTGAAAGTAATGACTGA